In one window of Micromonospora cathayae DNA:
- a CDS encoding sigma-70 family RNA polymerase sigma factor — translation MDAATGWALTARDGDPVAQAAFVRSTQAEVWRFVASLIDPDSADDLTQETYLRAFRALPSYQGRSSARTWLLGIARRTCADHLRTVVRHRRLDERLAAQAHTDRPHPDPAGHLGAADLLRRLPADRREAFVLTQVLGLSYAEAAAVADVPVGTIRSRVARARGELVDAVGAALTS, via the coding sequence GTGGACGCGGCGACCGGCTGGGCGTTGACCGCCCGGGACGGCGACCCCGTCGCGCAGGCCGCCTTCGTCCGGTCCACCCAGGCCGAGGTGTGGCGGTTCGTCGCCTCCCTGATCGACCCGGACAGCGCGGACGACCTCACCCAGGAGACCTACCTGCGGGCCTTCCGGGCCCTGCCGTCGTACCAGGGGCGGTCCAGCGCGCGTACCTGGCTGCTCGGCATCGCCCGGCGTACCTGCGCCGACCACCTGCGTACCGTGGTCCGCCACCGACGGCTCGACGAACGGCTCGCCGCGCAGGCGCACACCGACCGCCCGCACCCGGACCCGGCCGGGCACCTCGGCGCGGCCGACCTGCTGCGTCGGCTGCCCGCCGACCGCCGGGAGGCGTTCGTCCTCACCCAGGTCCTCGGCCTGTCGTACGCGGAGGCGGCGGCGGTGGCGGACGTGCCGGTGGGGACGATCCGGTCCCGGGTGGCCCGGGCCCGGGGCGAGCTGGTCGACGCGGTCGGCGCGGCCCTGACCAGCTGA
- a CDS encoding zf-HC2 domain-containing protein, whose translation MTCDDVRAALSARLDGEDPGAPPATLDAHTSGCPGCRSWLARAEQVTRLVRVQAVAVPDLTAPVLAAVAADADAARAAATAAVRARRQVLRVAVGVAAVAQLAVALPILLAGLGVGVVDPHTSREMASFDVALAVGFALAAYRPERAQAFVPVAFVLAVCLAGTSAVDIANSTTALVHEIGHLAAVVQAGLLWALGRTTRQVDRPMSTPVMAGRG comes from the coding sequence ATGACATGCGACGACGTACGCGCGGCGCTGTCGGCGCGGCTCGACGGCGAGGACCCGGGCGCCCCGCCGGCCACGCTGGACGCGCACACCTCCGGCTGCCCCGGCTGCCGGAGCTGGCTGGCCCGGGCCGAACAGGTGACCCGGCTGGTCCGGGTGCAGGCGGTGGCCGTACCCGATCTGACCGCGCCGGTGCTGGCGGCGGTGGCTGCCGACGCCGACGCGGCCCGGGCCGCCGCCACGGCCGCGGTACGGGCCCGGCGGCAGGTGCTCCGGGTGGCGGTGGGGGTGGCGGCGGTGGCCCAGCTCGCCGTGGCGCTGCCGATCCTGCTCGCCGGTCTGGGGGTGGGTGTGGTGGACCCGCACACCAGCCGGGAGATGGCCTCGTTCGACGTGGCGCTGGCGGTGGGCTTCGCGCTGGCCGCGTACCGGCCGGAGCGGGCGCAGGCGTTCGTACCGGTCGCGTTCGTGCTGGCGGTCTGCCTGGCCGGCACCAGCGCGGTGGACATCGCCAACTCGACGACCGCACTGGTGCACGAGATCGGGCACCTGGCCGCGGTGGTGCAGGCCGGTCTGCTCTGGGCGTTGGGCCGGACCACCCGACAGGTGGATCGACCGATGTCGACACCGGTGATGGCGGGACGCGGGTGA
- a CDS encoding copper resistance CopC/CopD family protein: MAGMTAAKRPRCSPVGRLLATVGLLVALTALLLVPAGPASAHAVLVSSSPSASSVVPSAPAEVVLTFSEAVRQVPDKVRVIAPDGSRADRGEPSFSGGLVTVKVDPAGARGTYLVSYRVVSADNHPVSGAFTYSVGAPSTPPVDAGSDSRADPVVGVAVKVARYLTYAGLLLLVGPVLMLGVFWPNRLSRRGPSRVAWAGLGVVLLGTLAGLWTQVPYTTGGGLFDVGGAGLRDVLGSDFGLAHLVRLGLLAASAFLLRPLLSGQGGRADRVILGLLGGAALFTWPLAGHAAASPAPPLTVFVDAVHLGSMAVWLGGLVVLAVFLLPRADERELGAILPVWSRWAALAVAALLLAGTVNGLIEVGAPDKLVETTYGRLLLAKIVLFLLVIGVAAFSRQLVRGWQSAARPRPMRRALWLELAVAAVVLGVTAVLVQTPPARTAGTDVAGSRATSFTATLTSPIYSLQVEVDPAERGNNSVHLYAYSPDNKPQPVVEWKVTVALPSAGIEPIDVPLLSLTDNHATGQISLPASGDWVFRFTVRTSDIDQATVTATVPVR; the protein is encoded by the coding sequence ATGGCCGGTATGACTGCTGCGAAACGTCCTCGGTGTTCCCCGGTGGGCCGTCTGCTCGCCACCGTCGGCCTGCTGGTCGCCCTGACCGCCCTGCTGCTCGTCCCGGCCGGCCCGGCGAGCGCGCACGCGGTACTGGTGAGCAGCAGTCCGTCGGCGTCCTCGGTGGTGCCGAGCGCACCGGCCGAGGTGGTGCTGACCTTCAGCGAGGCGGTCCGGCAGGTCCCGGACAAGGTCCGGGTGATCGCGCCGGACGGGTCGCGGGCGGACCGGGGCGAGCCGAGCTTCTCCGGCGGGCTGGTCACCGTGAAGGTCGACCCGGCCGGGGCGCGCGGCACGTACCTGGTCAGCTACCGGGTGGTGTCGGCGGACAACCACCCGGTCTCCGGGGCGTTCACCTACTCGGTGGGCGCGCCGTCCACGCCGCCGGTGGACGCCGGGTCGGACAGCCGGGCCGACCCGGTGGTGGGCGTCGCGGTCAAGGTCGCCAGGTACCTCACGTACGCGGGGCTGCTCCTGCTGGTGGGGCCGGTGCTGATGCTCGGCGTGTTCTGGCCGAACCGGCTCTCCCGGCGCGGCCCGTCCCGGGTCGCCTGGGCCGGGCTCGGGGTGGTGCTGCTGGGCACCCTGGCCGGCCTGTGGACGCAGGTGCCGTACACCACCGGTGGTGGCCTGTTCGACGTCGGCGGCGCGGGGCTGCGGGACGTGCTGGGCAGTGACTTCGGGCTGGCGCACCTGGTCCGGCTGGGCCTGCTGGCGGCCTCGGCGTTCCTGCTGCGGCCGCTGCTGAGCGGGCAGGGCGGCCGGGCCGACCGGGTGATCCTGGGGCTGCTCGGCGGCGCGGCGCTGTTCACCTGGCCGCTGGCCGGGCACGCGGCGGCCTCGCCGGCCCCGCCGTTGACCGTCTTCGTGGACGCGGTGCACCTGGGCAGCATGGCGGTCTGGCTGGGCGGACTGGTGGTGCTCGCCGTGTTCCTGCTGCCCCGCGCCGACGAGCGGGAGCTGGGCGCGATCCTGCCGGTGTGGTCGCGGTGGGCGGCGCTGGCGGTGGCCGCGCTGCTGCTGGCCGGTACGGTGAACGGCCTGATCGAGGTGGGCGCGCCGGACAAGCTGGTCGAGACCACCTACGGGCGGCTGCTGCTCGCCAAGATCGTGCTGTTCCTGCTGGTGATCGGGGTGGCCGCGTTCTCCCGTCAGCTGGTGCGCGGCTGGCAGTCGGCGGCCCGGCCGAGGCCGATGCGCCGGGCCCTCTGGCTGGAGCTGGCCGTCGCCGCCGTGGTGCTCGGGGTCACCGCCGTGCTGGTGCAGACCCCGCCGGCCCGGACCGCCGGGACGGACGTCGCCGGTTCCCGGGCCACCTCGTTCACCGCCACGCTGACCAGCCCGATCTACTCCCTCCAGGTGGAGGTGGACCCGGCCGAACGCGGCAACAACTCGGTGCACCTGTACGCGTACTCGCCGGACAACAAGCCGCAGCCGGTGGTGGAGTGGAAGGTCACCGTCGCGTTGCCGTCGGCGGGGATCGAGCCGATCGACGTGCCGCTGCTGTCGTTGACCGACAACCACGCCACCGGGCAGATCAGCCTGCCGGCGTCCGGGGACTGGGTGTTCCGGTTCACCGTCCGGACGTCCGACATCGACCAGGCCACGGTGACCGCCACCGTGCCCGTACGTTAG
- a CDS encoding glycosyltransferase family 87 protein produces MPAEPTVPPDLVEDDPGGRRVRRLLTVLALAAVLPALYLPGLTHDFFDLKIYMRAMRWWADGNPLYDYSQPDRVQGALYFTYPPFSALLLRPFAALPLGATITIFTLLTMVGVVATTRWLVGPVLTRHHLPRLFGLVVAVLLAFAVESTRETITFGQINMLLVVLILADLLFAVPQGRRWAGVAVGLATALKLFPGIFIVYLLVTRRWRAAIVASATAAVATLLAAAFAPRDSWRFWTHELWATDRVGRTDYTGNQSLFGLLSRFTVPEKPDRLVWLLLVAVVAGYGLWRAGRAARAGDPLTGLTLTGLVGGLVSPITWTHHIYWFIPAVVILVDAGLRDRAEHRLRARRLLVLAGATCLIITYGVVSFQDWGVGPARTDDPFDVLTRNTYVLLSLLLLVVLPVRPAAGDRVAEAGVPRARTARWSRWRPNSKLASNGQN; encoded by the coding sequence GTGCCAGCAGAACCCACCGTTCCGCCCGACCTCGTCGAGGACGACCCGGGCGGTCGCAGGGTCCGCCGCCTGCTCACCGTGCTGGCCCTCGCCGCCGTGCTGCCCGCGCTCTACCTGCCGGGGCTCACGCACGACTTCTTCGACCTGAAGATCTACATGCGGGCGATGCGGTGGTGGGCGGACGGCAACCCGCTGTACGACTACAGCCAGCCCGACCGGGTCCAGGGTGCGCTCTACTTCACGTACCCGCCGTTCAGCGCGTTGCTGCTGCGGCCGTTCGCGGCGTTGCCGCTCGGGGCTACCATCACGATCTTCACCCTGCTGACCATGGTCGGCGTGGTGGCGACCACCCGCTGGCTGGTCGGCCCGGTGCTCACCCGGCACCACCTGCCCCGGCTGTTCGGGCTGGTCGTGGCGGTGCTGCTGGCCTTCGCGGTGGAGAGCACCCGGGAGACCATCACCTTCGGTCAGATCAACATGCTGCTGGTGGTGCTGATCCTGGCCGACCTGCTCTTCGCCGTACCCCAGGGCAGACGCTGGGCCGGTGTGGCGGTGGGCCTGGCGACGGCGCTCAAGCTGTTCCCGGGCATCTTCATCGTCTATCTGCTGGTGACCCGGCGGTGGCGGGCGGCGATCGTGGCGAGCGCCACCGCCGCGGTGGCGACGCTGCTGGCGGCGGCGTTCGCGCCCCGGGACTCGTGGCGGTTCTGGACCCACGAACTGTGGGCGACCGACCGGGTGGGGCGGACCGACTACACCGGCAACCAGTCGCTGTTCGGGCTGCTCAGCCGGTTCACCGTGCCGGAGAAGCCGGACCGGCTGGTCTGGCTGCTGCTGGTCGCGGTGGTCGCCGGGTACGGGCTGTGGCGGGCCGGGCGGGCGGCCCGGGCCGGCGACCCGCTCACCGGGCTCACCCTGACCGGCCTGGTCGGTGGCCTGGTCAGCCCGATCACCTGGACGCACCACATCTACTGGTTCATCCCGGCCGTGGTGATCCTGGTCGACGCGGGGCTGCGCGACCGCGCGGAACACCGGCTCCGGGCCCGTCGGCTGCTGGTGCTGGCCGGGGCCACCTGCCTGATCATCACGTACGGGGTGGTCTCGTTCCAGGACTGGGGGGTCGGTCCGGCCCGCACCGACGACCCGTTCGACGTGCTGACCCGCAACACGTACGTGCTGCTGTCGCTGTTGCTGCTGGTGGTGCTGCCGGTGCGGCCCGCCGCCGGGGACCGGGTGGCCGAGGCCGGCGTGCCCCGGGCCCGGACGGCCCGCTGGAGCCGGTGGCGGCCGAACTCGAAACTTGCATCAAATGGACAGAACTGA
- a CDS encoding GntR family transcriptional regulator translates to MSDQPGEPDPAYRQLAAILREQITSGAIPPGGMLPFEKRLAQEYGVGRQTVRQALDVLRTEGLVVSERGYGTRVVEQQHRQIIRVPRSARIRLRMPTDAERVELGIEPGAIVPVAVIHVGAQTRGPFRGDTCDFTTA, encoded by the coding sequence GTGAGTGATCAACCGGGCGAGCCCGACCCCGCGTACCGGCAGCTCGCCGCCATCTTGCGCGAGCAGATCACCTCCGGCGCGATCCCTCCAGGAGGGATGCTGCCGTTCGAGAAGCGCCTGGCCCAGGAGTACGGCGTGGGCCGGCAGACCGTCCGCCAGGCCCTGGACGTACTGCGCACAGAAGGGCTGGTTGTCTCCGAGCGCGGCTACGGTACGCGCGTGGTGGAGCAGCAGCACCGGCAGATCATCCGGGTACCGCGCAGCGCCCGGATCCGGCTACGGATGCCGACCGACGCGGAGCGGGTGGAGTTGGGTATCGAGCCGGGGGCGATCGTGCCGGTGGCGGTGATCCACGTCGGAGCGCAGACGCGAGGACCGTTCCGCGGCGACACCTGCGACTTCACGACCGCCTGA
- a CDS encoding FtsK/SpoIIIE domain-containing protein produces the protein MLFERNFLIGGQPGSGKSYAARTLLTIAMLDPTVELKVAEFKGVGDFLDVAPLCSTYVVGVDDEAFETGSSIIAWALAECERRGKRILDAKKRGEAPRGKVTPELAAKPGSGLHPVFILLDEVHELFAAEPDAAAACERAIKRGRALGIIFCLATQIPDKDSLPPNITRCITTRWCLSVLGQVENDMILGTGAYKRGFTGTVYRPGVDAGWGVMVGVDKPGSARSFFPTPEVTAAIVRRAGQLRGKTVVGEDVERVQARDMLADARAVLQPGESGLPWAVLAERLAAQWPEMYAEITADMVRESLARYGVDSQDVKPKGSRSNVKGARRTALDAAQRRREIEAE, from the coding sequence GTGTTGTTCGAGCGGAACTTCCTCATCGGTGGCCAGCCCGGCTCCGGGAAGAGCTACGCCGCGCGCACGCTCCTCACGATTGCCATGCTCGACCCGACCGTTGAGCTGAAGGTCGCCGAGTTCAAGGGTGTCGGGGACTTCCTCGATGTCGCCCCGCTGTGCTCCACGTACGTGGTCGGCGTCGACGACGAGGCATTCGAGACGGGCAGCAGCATCATTGCGTGGGCGCTGGCCGAATGCGAGCGCCGCGGCAAGCGGATCCTCGACGCCAAGAAGCGCGGCGAAGCCCCGCGCGGCAAGGTCACCCCGGAGCTGGCGGCGAAGCCCGGATCCGGGCTGCACCCGGTGTTCATCCTGCTCGACGAGGTACACGAGCTGTTCGCCGCCGAGCCGGACGCCGCTGCGGCGTGCGAGCGTGCCATCAAGCGGGGGCGTGCGCTGGGCATCATCTTCTGCCTGGCCACGCAGATCCCCGACAAGGACAGCCTGCCGCCGAACATCACCCGCTGCATCACCACCAGGTGGTGCCTGTCGGTTCTCGGTCAGGTCGAGAACGACATGATCCTCGGCACCGGCGCGTACAAGCGGGGCTTCACCGGAACCGTCTACCGGCCCGGTGTGGACGCCGGCTGGGGTGTCATGGTCGGCGTGGACAAGCCGGGCAGCGCCCGGTCGTTCTTCCCGACGCCGGAGGTCACTGCCGCGATCGTCCGCCGCGCCGGACAGCTGCGCGGCAAGACGGTCGTCGGGGAGGACGTGGAGCGGGTGCAGGCCAGGGACATGCTCGCCGACGCCCGCGCCGTCCTCCAGCCCGGAGAGTCGGGGCTGCCGTGGGCGGTGCTCGCTGAGCGGCTCGCCGCGCAGTGGCCGGAGATGTACGCCGAGATCACGGCCGACATGGTCCGGGAGTCCCTGGCCCGCTACGGCGTCGACTCGCAGGACGTCAAGCCGAAGGGCTCCCGCAGCAACGTGAAGGGTGCCCGCCGGACCGCCCTGGACGCCGCCCAGCGGCGCCGCGAGATCGAGGCCGAGTAG
- a CDS encoding Pycsar system effector family protein, translated as MDRMDQALTHIRTELGRVDGKAFGLLGLASAGLTAGLAVVGTGRLTGPAAATGWTAVVLLVAGVVALGDAVRPRLAGRYGFMEWADSEPGTLPDLVADDTHRDTELRGQARGARTKYRRIQLGMVFLASALLAAIVTAILV; from the coding sequence ATGGACCGCATGGACCAGGCCCTCACCCACATCCGGACCGAGCTGGGCAGGGTCGACGGCAAGGCGTTCGGCCTGCTCGGACTCGCCTCCGCCGGCCTGACCGCCGGGCTGGCCGTCGTCGGCACCGGCCGACTCACCGGCCCTGCCGCCGCCACCGGCTGGACCGCCGTCGTGCTGCTCGTCGCCGGGGTGGTTGCCCTGGGCGACGCCGTCCGGCCGAGGCTGGCCGGCCGGTACGGGTTCATGGAGTGGGCCGACTCAGAGCCCGGCACCCTGCCCGACCTGGTCGCCGACGACACCCACCGGGACACCGAGCTGCGCGGGCAGGCACGCGGGGCCCGCACCAAGTACAGGCGCATCCAGCTCGGGATGGTGTTCCTCGCTTCCGCCCTGCTGGCCGCGATCGTCACCGCCATCCTGGTCTGA